From the Anoplopoma fimbria isolate UVic2021 breed Golden Eagle Sablefish chromosome 14, Afim_UVic_2022, whole genome shotgun sequence genome, one window contains:
- the ccni gene encoding cyclin-I, whose product MKFFEPWGRQRLSFLLEKAASREAKMWKVYVPKKPSPQDTDVTPAQRDEAVRWLTELHGRLQLYPETLVLAVSILDRFLAPIKARPKYLRCIAIACFFLSAKTCEEDERVPSLKDLATSSSCGCSPSEILRMEKVILDKLNWDLHTATALDFLHIFHAMVLSCRSGFLDSMLGLNRSQHLTLLTRRLYHCLADHTLIQLRGSMLALALVTLELETCCPDWLALTIDLLSKAQIDSSELIRSRELVARSLSTLRASLPPNTVYIYQPLHSHPTLQPPAQDPAPPCCTLGIITSTTESSRDQALVTPTQLKAAADGEERSQQPWSSVSSSSSCTTTSSIPVLVPPPKHRHHLKVTVRCKASAKRKVEEMEVDDFYDCIKRLYNEDVTTAAAVHEGATPSKGAITTGGGGGEGGLGVCSVLLTRQEGSSSPCPPLQPVSAS is encoded by the exons ATGAAGTTCTTCGAACCCTGGGGACGCCAGAGGCTGTCTTTTCTTCTGGAAAAGGCCGCCTCTAGGGAAGCCAAGATGTGGAAGGTCTACGTGCCGAAGAAGCCCTCCCCACAG GATACAGACGTCACCCCCGCCCAGCGGGACGAGGCCGTGCGATGGTTGACGGAGCTCCATGGCAGACTGCAGCTGTACCCAGAGACGCTggtgttagctgttagcatccTGGACCGCTTCCTCGCTCCCATCAAG GCCCGTCCAAAGTACCTGCGCTGCATCGCCATCGCCTGCTTCTTCCTGTCTGCTAAGACCTGTGAGGAGGATGAg CGTGTGCCCTCTCTGAAAGACCTGGCCACCTCCAGCAGCTGTGGCTGTTCTCCATCAGAGATCCTGAGGATGGAGAAGGTCATCCTGGACAAACTGAACTGGGATCTGCACACCGCCACAGCGCTGGACTTCCTGCACATC TTCCATGCGATGGTGTTGTCGTGCCGTTCTGGGTTTTTGGACTCCATGTTGGGACTGAACCGCTCTCAGCACCTCACCCTGCTCACACGGCGACTCTACCACTGTCTGGCAGACCACACGCTCATACAg CTCAGAGGATCCATGCTGGCCTTGGCCCTCGTCACCCTGGAGCTGGAGACCTGCTGTCCTGACTGGCTGGCTCTTACCATTGACCTGCTGAGCAAGGCACAG ATCGACAGCTCTGAGTTGATTCGGAGTCGAGAGCTGGTGGCTCGTAGTCTGTCCACATTGAGAGCTTCCCTGCCTCCAAACACTGTCTACATCTACCAACCCCTGCACAGCCACCCCACCCTGCAGCCTCCGGCCCAGGACCCCGCTCCCCCCTGCTGCACACTGG gGATCATCACCTCCACCACTGAGTCTTCCAGGGACCAAGCCCTCGTCACCCCCACCCAGCTAAAGGCCGCTGCTgatggggaggagaggagccaGCAGCCCTGgagctctgtctcctcctcctcctcctgcaccaccaccagcagcatcCCAGTTCTAGTCCCTCCACCCAAACACCGCCACCATCTTAAGGTCACAGTGCGATGCAAGGCATCCGCCAAGCGCAAG gtggaggagatggaggtggaCGACTTCTATGATTGCATCAAACGTCTCTACAACGAAGACGTCACCACCGCCGCTGCTGTCCACGAGGGGGCAACGCCTTCAAAGGGAGCGATAAcaacaggtggaggaggaggagaaggaggtctGGGTGTCTGCAGTGTCCTGTTGACCCGACAGGAAGGCAGCTCTTCCCCCTGCCCGCCTCTGCAGCCAGTCAGTGCCTCCTAG